From Roseateles sp. SL47:
AGAAGTTCTGCAGCATCGCGAGGTAGAAGGCGTATTGGGGATGTCCCGGTGCGATGGCCGTGCCTTCGTTGCCCTTCCAGCCACTGGCCTCCAGGCGGCCGTAGTGGGCCAGCGCCGGCGCCACGTCCTCCACCGTGGTCAGGCATTCCAGGCGCGCCTGGATGCCGGAGGTCTCCAGCTTCTTCTGCTGCTTGCGCAGGTTCTGGCGCAGGTTCTTGCCGCGCGCTTCCCAATAGGCGTCGAATGGGCCGTCGATGTCGACCCACGCGGTGTTGATGTAGTCCTGGCTGCGCCAGTGTGATGTGTCGGCCGGCCGGGGGTGAAACAGGCTGTCGAGCTGGGTGATGCCCACGGCCAGCGCCAGGGGCGGCAGGGCCCGCGTCAGGTCGGCGGCCAGGGGTTCCAGCGCGGCCCCCGGTGCGCTCAGCCAGGCACCCAGGGGGAGCTGGGAGGGTTGGAAGGTGGTCCATTGCCCGCGGCGGCCTTTGACCAGAATCGCAGCGGCCGTGGGCGCCTGCACCGGCCCGTGCAGTGCCAGCAGCTCACGGCCACTGCCAAAGGCGGCCAGCAGAGGCTGGATGAAGCCGCTCTCCAGGAAGGGCAGGCCCGTCACACGGGCCTGCAGGGTGTCCCAGGCGGCGGCATGCGCACCGAAGGCTTCGGCGGTGGGCAGGGGATGAATCGTCCAGGTCATGGGCGGGCTCGCTCAATGTGGGGTGGGGGCTGCTCGATCGGCTGGCCCAGCCGTGCCTCGTCCAGCACCTGCGCCAGCTCGGTGGTGCGGGCGCGGCGGGAGGATTGGCGGATCACGGATTCGTCCGGCAGCAAGGGGTGAGGCTGGGCCCAGTCGTCCAGGAAACGGTGCAGCGCCGCTTCAATGGCGACGCCATCCTCCAGCGCCGCCATGTCGGGCAGGCCGGCGCGGCGCATCAACTGGGCGGTGTCGCCCGCCGGGTCCGCCAGGGTCAGGATGGGACGGCGGGCGCGCAGGTATTCATAGGCCTTGGCTGGGATCTGGTCATTGCAGTCGCGCGACTGCAGCAGCAACAGGCCATCGGCGCGCAGCATCTCCGCGAGTGCGTCGACATACGGCAGCGCTGGAAGCACCTGCACCAGATCTGCCACGCCGTGCTGCTGCGCGAGTTGGCGCACAAAGTCGTCATGGGCGGTGGCCCGCAGGCGCAACTGGAAGCTGGCCGCGGACAGTCGGCCTGCGGCCTTGGCACGCGCCAGCGCCTGGAAGAGCCCGGCAGGGCTGCGCCAATCGGGATAGACCACGCCGCTGTGCAGCAACACACGAGGGCCGGCAGTGGCGGCGCTTGTTGTGCTCAGGCGTGCATCGACGAAGTCGCCGCGCATCGGCGGCTGTTCCTGCCCGGATGGGTGTGCCGGCGCCTGCGCTGCGGCAAATGCCTCTTCGCTGTAGCCGTTTTCGATCACCCGCAGGCGGTCGGCACAGGCCGGGTATCTCGCCGCATACAGGCGGGCGGCCCCCGGCGTGGTGAAGGTCATGCGCCGCGCGCGGCTGAAGACCTGGCGCTCGACCGCTGCAAAGCTGCGCCACAGCACCGGATCGGCCGGGTAGCCGTCATGGGCCATGGGGTCACGGAAGTCCGCCACCCACGGGATGCCGGTGAGCCGCGCCAAGGCATGGCCGATGCGATGGGCGGTCGGAATGGGATAGGTGCTCCAGAGCACGTCCGGCCGCTGCTGGCGGATCATGGCCAGCCCGGCGGGCACGGCACCCAGCATCCAGCTGTTCCAGCGGTCCGGCCGCGCCATCCAGCCGGGATAACGTCCCGCCAGGGACAGATGCCGGGCCGCATCCAGCCCAAAAGCCTGGCGCACCGTCATGCCGGACGGCACTTCCTCCAGCAGATCGCTCGCAGCATGCTCATAGGCGCGCGGATGCACGGTCAGCACGCTGGGCCACCAGCCTTC
This genomic window contains:
- a CDS encoding GNAT family N-acetyltransferase, encoding MTWTIHPLPTAEAFGAHAAAWDTLQARVTGLPFLESGFIQPLLAAFGSGRELLALHGPVQAPTAAAILVKGRRGQWTTFQPSQLPLGAWLSAPGAALEPLAADLTRALPPLALAVGITQLDSLFHPRPADTSHWRSQDYINTAWVDIDGPFDAYWEARGKNLRQNLRKQQKKLETSGIQARLECLTTVEDVAPALAHYGRLEASGWKGNEGTAIAPGHPQYAFYLAMLQNFCRQGRARLYQYRFNDEVVAMDLCILCGDRIVILKTAYDEAHKAVSPSTLMRQQQFEQLFADAAAGGALRRIEFYGKVMEWHTRWTAHTRQIYHGTRYRWGWIQSLHRALARRQGAPAPALEATAPPVAEASTS
- a CDS encoding glycosyltransferase is translated as MKRVLMISFQFPPMAGTSGVQRALRFAQQLPEEGWWPSVLTVHPRAYEHAASDLLEEVPSGMTVRQAFGLDAARHLSLAGRYPGWMARPDRWNSWMLGAVPAGLAMIRQQRPDVLWSTYPIPTAHRIGHALARLTGIPWVADFRDPMAHDGYPADPVLWRSFAAVERQVFSRARRMTFTTPGAARLYAARYPACADRLRVIENGYSEEAFAAAQAPAHPSGQEQPPMRGDFVDARLSTTSAATAGPRVLLHSGVVYPDWRSPAGLFQALARAKAAGRLSAASFQLRLRATAHDDFVRQLAQQHGVADLVQVLPALPYVDALAEMLRADGLLLLQSRDCNDQIPAKAYEYLRARRPILTLADPAGDTAQLMRRAGLPDMAALEDGVAIEAALHRFLDDWAQPHPLLPDESVIRQSSRRARTTELAQVLDEARLGQPIEQPPPHIERARP